The nucleotide window AACGATATCAAAGTGGGAGTTGATGATCGCGTACATGAGTGCTGTCCAGCCGTAGTTATCTTTGAGGTTAGTGCGGGCACCTTTTTCTAAAAGAAGATTAGCGATTTCCTTGTTCCCTACGGTGGCTGCGATCATTAACGGGGTTATTCCGTAATTATTGGTAATATTTAAATCGGCACCACTGTTTATCAGAAGCTGTGCTATCTGGTTGTTTTCTTTTTGTGTCGCGATAGCAATTGCAGACAATCCGTCGTGATCCTGTGCGCTTATCGTTGCACCATATTGTAATAGCTGCTGAGTGACGGCAATATGATTATGAAACGCTGCCCACATTAAGGGCGTCCAGTTGTCCGGTGAAGCTGTGTTTATGTTGACTTTGTTATGTAGTAATTGGGTGATGAGAGTGGTGTTCCCATTTTTTGAAGCTGTAATGAGCTTTTCTTCTGCAAGGATATTCTGTTTGTATTTTATTGCGGGATTGATCGCCAGTTTTTCTTTGTGCTTGATTTCAAATTTCGGGAAAAAGCTGCTGTTGACTGTGTAGTTGATTTCTTTGTTTATATCGAAATTGCTATTTTTTGGTGTAAAGTTATATAATATCTCCGACATTTCGAACATTTTATTCCCCCCTGTATTTTATCCCCTAAAAAACTGCCATATATATAATACATTTTAATAAATATGTAAATGCTTTTTAGCGGGAGCAAGACTGCTCAATAATTATTATATCAAGAAAATATTGTTGAAAAATTTATTAATAAAATAAAATGCTCATATCGTGTATGAGCTTTGTTTGTTGGTTCTAATGGCGTGTTGTTATCTTAGGTTATCAATATTGTTTAATATCAATAAATTAAGCTTCAATTATATTATATTTGTTTTGTATTTGTGTGGCGCTTGTTTTGGTGATTAATTGATTTGCGGGTATAAATAAGTAGCTTTATATTTATTACAGCCATGTTTGTTATGCTTAATGCTTCTAGAAAATAGTACATCCTTTGACAAAAAAATATCAAATTGTTACTATTATTCTAAGTAATTTTGCTTGAGAGTGATGGAATAAATGATTATTAGTAAAAATTACATTAAACGGCTCTCGAAATATAAAAATGCTCTCTATAGATTGCGTGCTTTGGGGCTTGTTAAAATTTTTTCAGATAATTTAGCTGATGCGGTAGGGGTGAAATCATCTCAGGTAAGAAAGGATTTTTCTTTATTTGGTATTAAAGGAAGCAAAAAGGGCGGATATCAAGTTAATGAACTTATCGAGCAATTAAATGGTATTCTTGGTAAGAAAGAGCAATACCGGGTAGTGCTGGTCGGTATCGGGAATATTGGGAATGCCCTTATTAATTACAATGGATTTGAAGGTGAAGGGATTAAGATTGTTGCCGGGTTTGATATCGAACCGGAAAAATACTCAATTAATGATAGCCTTCCCATTATGCATGTGAAAACTCTTTCTGAGTATGTCGTAAATAATAATATTAAAATAGCTATTATTGCAGTTCCGGATACGGCTGCTCAGCAAGTCCTTGATTCTTTGATTTTGTCGGGGATCAAGGGAGTACTGAATTTCGCTCCTATAAGATTGAAAGCACCTGATAGCGTAGTAATTAATAATGTAAATATTGTTTTGGAGATTGAGAGCGTTATTTACTATGTCAATAATCTCGCTATTGCCGAGAAACTATAATATTGACAAATATAACCCGGAGTCTATACTTGGCCCATCACATTAGTAATAGGAATGAACCTAATCACCAGTAACTCATAGCAATTACCTTCGATTATGCTAGATGTTATATCTTATTTGTAATTGTCGACTGAATTACACTAATCAATATGTTGGAAATACATCCAGATAACAGCTGATAAGGGGCGTAATATTTTATCTGCTTACTATAATTGTGCGATGGAAAGGTAAGTGGCTTTTGTAAAGGAAAGTAATATTTGTTGATAGCAATTATAGAATTGTCAATTACCACTGGAGGGTTGGATTCAGGTTTGCAGTGCTCTTGTAATGTTCGGATAAAGAAAGGTTGGGTTAATATTTTAAAGCTATGAAGGGAGGCAACTATGAAAAAAGCAAAAACCGGTGATACTGTGAAAGTCCATTATGTAGGAAGGCTTGAAGACGGGAGTGTCTTCGATACTTCGATAAATGAAACACCGTTAAAGTTCACTATTGGCGAAGGGAACCTGATTCCGGGCTTTGAGCGGGCTGTGGTTGGAATGAGTCCCGGAGAATCAAAAACCGAAATTGTATCTCCAACTGAGGGATATGGTGAGCCAAGAGAAGATTTACTTATTGATATCGAAAAGGAAAACATTCCGCCGGAAATTGAGCCTGAAATCGGGGAGGTCTTGCTGGTTAAACAACCTGACGGGTATCCTGTTAAGGTTACTATTGTTGCAATCGCAGATGGTTTTGTTACGTTAGATGCAAATCATCCTCTGGCAGGAAAAAACTTGGTTTTTGAAATAAATCTTGTTGAGATAATATGATAAGCTGTCTAATGACAGTGACAAGTGACGAGTGACAGGCATTAAGCTATCGGGGACAAGTTTCCCTTTACCAGTCACTCGTAACCTGTCACTAACCAAGACAGCTGGTATCGAATTGATGTTATTATACTAAAAAGTAAGTGGTAAATGATCCCCTCATATCTATCTTTATCTAAGAAAGAGTTATTAAACAGAGTCCGTCTGCTGAATGAACAGTTGCGCAGCTGCAGTTTGTGTATGCATAAATGCGGTGCAAATAGATCTCTGGGCGAGGTTGGAGTTTGTGGTGCAGGCAGTGACGTATATATAGCTTCTTCTTGTGCTCATTTTGGTGAAGAACCTTTTTTGACTGGCAAAAATGGTGCTGGTACGATATTTTTTTCTTATTGTAATTCTTTTTGTGTGTTCTGCCAGAATTATCAGATAAGTCACGAGCATCTTGGCTCCATACTATCGATAGGCCAGTTAGCTCAGAGTATGTTGGAACTTCAGAAGAGAGGGTGTCATAATATTGATCTGGTGTCGCCAACACACTATATACCTCAGATAGTCGAGGCGGTTGCCCTAGCGGCAGATAATGGGTTGTCTATTCCTCTGGTGTATAATACCAATTCCTATGATTCTATCGAAACACTGCGGTTACTCGATGGAATTGTTGATATCTACCTGCCGGATATCAAGTATGGGGAGGATATTTATTCTCTTAAATATTCTGGCTTGCCGAATTATGTAGCCTCATCACGGAAGGCACTTCGAGAGATGTTTTATCAGGTTGGCCTTTTAGCCTGTGATGATAATGATATTGCCCGGAAAGGCATGGTTGTCCGGCATTTAGTGTTGCCAAACGGTCGAGCTTCTTCGTTTGAAACGTTCGATTATCTCTTTTGGCTTTCTCCTGATATTCACCTTTGTATTATGGGACAGTATAATCCGTTGTTCTGTGCATCCGAATACGAAGAGCTTAGCCGGAAAGTTTCAGCGCAGGAATATCAGGAAGTTGTTGATTATGCCATAAAAAAAGGCT belongs to Candidatus Margulisiibacteriota bacterium and includes:
- a CDS encoding radical SAM protein — protein: MIPSYLSLSKKELLNRVRLLNEQLRSCSLCMHKCGANRSLGEVGVCGAGSDVYIASSCAHFGEEPFLTGKNGAGTIFFSYCNSFCVFCQNYQISHEHLGSILSIGQLAQSMLELQKRGCHNIDLVSPTHYIPQIVEAVALAADNGLSIPLVYNTNSYDSIETLRLLDGIVDIYLPDIKYGEDIYSLKYSGLPNYVASSRKALREMFYQVGLLACDDNDIARKGMVVRHLVLPNGRASSFETFDYLFWLSPDIHLCIMGQYNPLFCASEYEELSRKVSAQEYQEVVDYAIKKGFANILVQELTSSSVYIPDFGRECPFED
- a CDS encoding redox-sensing transcriptional repressor Rex, which encodes MISKNYIKRLSKYKNALYRLRALGLVKIFSDNLADAVGVKSSQVRKDFSLFGIKGSKKGGYQVNELIEQLNGILGKKEQYRVVLVGIGNIGNALINYNGFEGEGIKIVAGFDIEPEKYSINDSLPIMHVKTLSEYVVNNNIKIAIIAVPDTAAQQVLDSLILSGIKGVLNFAPIRLKAPDSVVINNVNIVLEIESVIYYVNNLAIAEKL
- a CDS encoding peptidylprolyl isomerase; this translates as MKKAKTGDTVKVHYVGRLEDGSVFDTSINETPLKFTIGEGNLIPGFERAVVGMSPGESKTEIVSPTEGYGEPREDLLIDIEKENIPPEIEPEIGEVLLVKQPDGYPVKVTIVAIADGFVTLDANHPLAGKNLVFEINLVEII